Proteins found in one Deltaproteobacteria bacterium genomic segment:
- a CDS encoding HAD-IB family hydrolase — protein sequence MTAFFDLDKTLMDVNSGSQWLRYEFKAGRVSIWQTVQAIGWLIIYHFLAADMTRPLRMAMEDLKGTKEADLVSRSDDFYAKRMHGRVRPGALAAMKMHRERGDKLVLLTSSTVYVAREVSREMELDGYLATRLEVDQSGVLTGKPVEPICFGEGKVILAKAYLEANGGTLEDSIFYTDSFTDLPMMVAAGEAVAVNPDPKLRQEAGRRGWLICDWGISPH from the coding sequence ATGACCGCATTTTTTGATTTAGATAAGACATTAATGGATGTGAATTCTGGGTCCCAATGGCTCCGCTACGAATTCAAAGCGGGTCGTGTAAGCATTTGGCAAACGGTTCAGGCAATTGGTTGGCTTATTATCTACCATTTCCTAGCCGCCGATATGACCCGGCCTCTGCGGATGGCGATGGAAGACCTCAAGGGAACCAAGGAAGCCGACCTAGTAAGCCGTTCGGATGATTTTTACGCCAAACGCATGCACGGAAGAGTTCGCCCTGGAGCTCTTGCTGCGATGAAGATGCACCGTGAGCGTGGAGACAAACTTGTGCTGCTTACGTCCAGTACTGTTTACGTTGCACGTGAAGTTAGCCGTGAAATGGAGCTCGACGGCTATCTGGCTACTCGGCTAGAGGTCGATCAAAGTGGTGTACTTACGGGTAAGCCCGTTGAACCCATTTGTTTTGGCGAAGGTAAAGTTATCCTCGCTAAGGCATACCTTGAAGCGAATGGTGGAACTTTAGAGGATTCAATCTTCTACACGGATTCCTTTACTGATTTGCCGATGATGGTGGCGGCCGGTGAAGCCGTGGCTGTAAACCCTGATCCAAAGCTTCGCCAAGAAGCGGGTCGGCGGGGTTGGCTCATTTGTGATTGGGGTATCTCGCCGCACTGA